A genomic stretch from Sinorhizobium terangae includes:
- the iolD gene encoding 3D-(3,5/4)-trihydroxycyclohexane-1,2-dione acylhydrolase (decyclizing): MSQKTVRLTMAQAVARFLTKQMTIIDGERVPIFGGVFAIFGHGNVAGVGEALYAVRETLPTYRGQNEQGMANAAIAFAKASFRRRFMACTTSIGPGALNMVTSAALAHVNRLPVLLLPGDVFANRRPDPVLQQVESFGDGTISANDCFRPVSRYFDRITRPEQIIPALRRAMQVLTDPADCGPVTLSLCQDVQAEAYDYPESFFDEKVWVPRRIEPDLDELAAAIALLKSAKKPIIIAGGGVLYSEASAELADFAEKHGIPVVETQAGKSSLPHSHPLNMGSVGVTGTSASNRLAEEADVVLAVGSRLQDFTTGSWALFKNEGLKIIGLNVQPFDAGKHNGLPLISDARAGLNRISGGLGGYKADSAWTEKAKAGKAEWLAAADKSTATTNAALPSDAQVIGAVQRARGGKKTTLVCAAGGLPGELHKLWQAEEPGGYHMEYGFSTMGYEVAGGLGVKLAKPDSDVVVMVGDGSYMMLNSEIASSIMLGAKITIVLLDNAGYGCINRLQMETGGANFNNLLKDTHHVMLPGIDFAAHAAAMGAVTRKVGSIPELEAALAETAEEPRTTVIVIDTDPLITTEAGGHWWDVAVPEVSDREQVKAARDGYEKALQSQRFG; the protein is encoded by the coding sequence ATGAGCCAGAAAACCGTGCGCCTCACCATGGCCCAGGCCGTGGCGCGGTTCCTGACCAAGCAGATGACGATCATCGACGGCGAGCGCGTGCCGATCTTCGGCGGTGTCTTCGCGATCTTCGGCCACGGCAACGTCGCCGGAGTCGGCGAGGCGCTTTACGCCGTGCGCGAAACATTGCCGACCTACCGCGGGCAGAACGAGCAGGGCATGGCGAATGCGGCGATCGCATTTGCCAAGGCGAGCTTCCGCCGCCGCTTCATGGCCTGCACGACCTCAATCGGCCCGGGTGCGCTGAACATGGTCACGTCGGCGGCGCTTGCCCATGTCAACCGGCTGCCGGTTCTTCTTCTGCCCGGCGATGTCTTCGCCAACCGCCGGCCCGATCCGGTGCTACAGCAGGTGGAAAGCTTCGGCGACGGCACGATCTCGGCAAATGACTGTTTCCGCCCCGTCTCGCGCTATTTCGACCGCATCACCCGGCCGGAACAGATCATCCCTGCGCTGCGTCGCGCCATGCAGGTTCTGACCGACCCGGCCGATTGCGGCCCGGTCACACTCTCGCTCTGCCAGGACGTCCAGGCGGAGGCCTACGACTATCCGGAATCCTTTTTCGACGAGAAGGTGTGGGTCCCCCGGCGGATCGAGCCCGATCTCGACGAGCTCGCCGCGGCGATCGCGTTGCTCAAGTCAGCCAAGAAACCGATCATCATCGCCGGCGGCGGCGTGCTTTATTCGGAAGCAAGCGCGGAACTGGCCGACTTTGCCGAAAAGCATGGCATTCCGGTCGTCGAGACCCAGGCCGGAAAGTCCTCGCTGCCGCATTCGCATCCGCTCAACATGGGCTCGGTCGGCGTGACGGGCACCTCCGCCTCCAACAGGCTTGCTGAGGAAGCCGACGTTGTACTCGCCGTCGGCTCGCGGCTTCAGGATTTCACCACCGGGTCCTGGGCGCTCTTCAAGAACGAAGGGCTGAAGATCATCGGCCTCAACGTCCAGCCTTTTGATGCCGGCAAGCACAATGGCCTGCCGCTGATTTCCGATGCGCGGGCCGGCCTCAACCGGATCTCCGGCGGCCTTGGCGGTTACAAGGCCGACAGCGCCTGGACCGAGAAGGCGAAGGCCGGCAAGGCCGAATGGCTGGCCGCGGCCGACAAGTCGACGGCCACGACTAATGCGGCGCTTCCCTCCGATGCCCAGGTGATCGGCGCCGTCCAGCGTGCCCGCGGCGGCAAGAAGACGACGCTCGTCTGCGCTGCCGGCGGGCTCCCTGGCGAACTGCACAAGCTGTGGCAAGCGGAAGAGCCCGGCGGCTACCATATGGAATACGGCTTCTCGACCATGGGCTATGAAGTGGCCGGTGGCCTCGGCGTCAAGCTCGCCAAGCCCGACAGCGACGTGGTCGTCATGGTCGGCGACGGCAGCTACATGATGCTGAACTCCGAGATCGCCTCCTCGATCATGCTCGGCGCCAAGATCACCATCGTGCTCCTCGACAATGCCGGCTATGGCTGCATCAACCGGCTGCAGATGGAAACGGGCGGCGCGAACTTCAACAACCTGTTGAAGGACACGCATCACGTGATGCTGCCGGGCATCGATTTTGCCGCGCATGCCGCGGCGATGGGCGCCGTCACCCGCAAGGTCGGCTCGATTCCGGAGCTTGAGGCCGCACTCGCCGAAACGGCGGAAGAACCGCGCACTACCGTCATCGTCATTGATACTGACCCGCTGATCACCACGGAAGCCGGCGGCCATTGGTGGGATGTCGCGGTTCCGGAGGTTTCGGATCGCGAGCAGGTGAAGGCAGCCCGCGACGGGTATGAGAAGGCGCTCCAATCGCAGCGCTTCGGCTGA
- the iolB gene encoding 5-deoxy-glucuronate isomerase → MSKLLVKPKAQSGLMQEITPESAGWTYVGFALNRLKPGERTAGEAGAKELCLVLVSGKAKISVDGEDFGELGERMTPFEGQPYAVYVPKGGKWEAEATTDLDLAVCSAPGGEGFKAKVIRPGTHPQMTRGKGTNTRYVTNIMPEDDGSAQSLLVVEVITPGGHTSSYPPHKHDQDNLPAESYLEETYYHRLNPPQGFAMQRVYTDDRSLDETMAVEDGDVTLVPKGYHPVAAVHGYDVYYLNVMAGPKRIWKFHNAKEHEWLFTGI, encoded by the coding sequence ATGTCCAAACTGCTCGTCAAACCGAAGGCACAATCCGGGCTGATGCAGGAGATCACGCCCGAGAGCGCCGGCTGGACGTATGTCGGTTTCGCGCTCAACCGCTTGAAGCCCGGCGAGAGGACGGCGGGTGAAGCCGGTGCGAAGGAGCTCTGCCTCGTTCTCGTCAGCGGCAAGGCGAAGATTTCCGTCGATGGCGAAGACTTCGGCGAACTCGGCGAACGCATGACGCCGTTCGAGGGCCAGCCCTACGCCGTCTATGTGCCGAAGGGCGGCAAGTGGGAGGCTGAGGCGACGACCGATCTCGACCTTGCCGTCTGCTCCGCGCCCGGTGGCGAGGGCTTCAAGGCCAAGGTCATCCGTCCCGGCACGCACCCGCAGATGACGCGCGGCAAGGGCACCAACACCCGTTATGTCACCAACATCATGCCGGAGGACGACGGATCGGCGCAGTCGCTGCTCGTCGTCGAGGTGATCACGCCGGGCGGGCACACCTCGTCCTACCCGCCGCACAAGCACGATCAGGACAACCTGCCGGCCGAAAGCTATCTCGAGGAAACCTATTATCATCGCCTCAACCCGCCGCAAGGATTTGCGATGCAACGCGTCTACACGGACGATCGCTCGCTCGACGAAACGATGGCGGTGGAAGACGGCGACGTGACCCTCGTCCCGAAGGGCTACCATCCGGTCGCCGCCGTTCATGGCTACGATGTCTATTACTTGAACGTCATGGCGGGACCGAAGCGGATCTGGAAGTTCCATAACGCCAAGGAACATGAGTGGCTGTTCACCGGCATCTGA
- the iolE gene encoding myo-inosose-2 dehydratase → MIRYGTNPIAWSNDDDHSIGAHLTLDDCLSDCQKIGFDGIEKGHKMPSDPEALKQKLASYDLVFVSGWHSTNLLTHDVEAEKKAIQPHLDLLKHNGCKVAIVCETSNAIHGDDSKSVANDKPVLPADQWKKFGADLEAIAQYCADQGIDLVYHHHMGTIVQTGEEIDLLMQHTGPATKLLLDTGHAWFGGSDPAEVAKKYMHRVRHIHCKNVRPAIRKEVESQGLSFLEGVRRGVFTVPGDKEGGVDFLPVLKIAAEHGYNGWLVIEAEQDSAVRDPFEYQSLGLKSLKAFAKEAGLDK, encoded by the coding sequence ATGATCCGCTACGGAACCAACCCGATTGCCTGGAGCAATGACGACGATCATTCGATCGGCGCGCATTTGACGCTCGACGACTGCCTTTCCGACTGCCAGAAGATCGGCTTCGACGGCATCGAGAAGGGCCACAAGATGCCGTCCGACCCGGAGGCGCTGAAGCAGAAGCTCGCCTCTTATGACCTCGTCTTCGTTTCCGGCTGGCACTCCACCAATCTGCTGACGCATGACGTCGAAGCCGAGAAGAAGGCGATCCAGCCGCATCTCGATCTCCTGAAACACAATGGCTGCAAGGTGGCGATCGTCTGCGAAACCTCCAATGCCATTCACGGCGATGATTCCAAATCCGTCGCCAACGACAAGCCGGTGCTGCCGGCCGATCAGTGGAAGAAGTTCGGCGCCGACCTTGAGGCGATCGCGCAGTATTGCGCCGACCAGGGCATCGATCTCGTCTATCACCATCACATGGGCACGATCGTCCAGACCGGCGAGGAGATCGATCTCTTGATGCAGCATACCGGCCCGGCCACGAAGCTCTTGCTCGACACCGGCCACGCTTGGTTCGGCGGCTCCGATCCGGCGGAAGTCGCGAAGAAATACATGCACCGCGTCCGCCACATCCATTGCAAGAACGTCCGTCCGGCGATCCGCAAGGAAGTGGAGAGCCAGGGCCTCTCCTTCCTCGAGGGCGTGCGCCGTGGCGTGTTTACCGTTCCGGGTGACAAGGAAGGCGGCGTCGACTTCCTCCCCGTGCTGAAAATCGCAGCCGAACACGGCTATAATGGCTGGTTGGTGATCGAGGCGGAGCAGGATTCGGCCGTACGCGATCCGTTCGAATACCAGTCGCTCGGGCTAAAATCGCTGAAAGCGTTTGCGAAGGAAGCGGGGCTGGACAAGTAA
- a CDS encoding bifunctional 5-dehydro-2-deoxygluconokinase/5-dehydro-2-deoxyphosphogluconate aldolase: protein MSQSPSAQNPSAKGAKPLDLITIGRASVDLYGQQIGTRLEDVASFAKSVGGCPCNISVGTARLGLKSALLTRVGDEQMGRFIREQLQREGVETRGIVTDPERLTALAILSVENDKSFPLLFYRDNCADNALCEDDVAEDFIRSARAVLVSGTHFSKPNTDAAQRKAIRIAKESGAKVVFDIDYRPNLWGLAGHDAGESRYIASDRVSAHLKTVLGDCDLIVGTEEEVLIASGESDLLKALKTIRTLSKATIVLKRGPMGCIVYDGPISDNLEDGIVGKGFPIEVYNVLGAGDAFMSGFLRGWLTGEPHATSATWANACGAFAVSRLLCAPEIPTWTELNFFLENGSKEKALRKDEAINHVHWATTRRRDIPLLMALAIDHRSQLEDIAEGKPELLARIPAFKVLAVKAAAQVAAGRPGFGMLIDDKYGRDALYAAGAHRDFWIGKPIELPGSRPLQFEFNQDLGSRLIDWPVDHCIKVLSFFHPDDPAELKAAQIAKLRSAFEAARKVGREILIEIIASKHGTLDDLTVPRALTELYDAGLKPDWWKLEPQASRGAWAAIDAVIETRDPLCRGVVLLGLEAPYEVLKDGFAAARTSKTVKGFAVGRTIFADASKAWLAGTITDEQAVADMAARFKALVDLWLQLGETKAA, encoded by the coding sequence GTGAGCCAGAGTCCATCGGCCCAAAACCCGTCGGCAAAGGGAGCCAAGCCCCTCGACCTCATCACCATCGGCCGGGCATCGGTCGATCTTTACGGCCAGCAGATCGGCACACGGCTCGAGGACGTGGCAAGCTTTGCCAAATCCGTCGGGGGCTGCCCCTGCAACATCTCGGTCGGCACCGCTCGCCTCGGCCTGAAATCAGCGCTGCTGACACGCGTTGGCGACGAGCAGATGGGCCGCTTCATCCGTGAGCAGCTTCAACGCGAGGGGGTGGAGACCCGCGGCATCGTCACCGATCCGGAGCGGCTGACGGCGCTCGCGATCCTTTCCGTCGAAAACGACAAGTCCTTCCCGCTGCTCTTCTATCGCGACAACTGCGCCGACAACGCGCTCTGCGAGGATGATGTCGCGGAAGACTTCATCCGTTCCGCGCGCGCGGTCCTCGTTTCGGGGACGCATTTCTCCAAGCCGAATACCGATGCCGCCCAGCGCAAGGCCATCCGCATCGCCAAGGAAAGCGGCGCGAAGGTCGTCTTCGACATCGACTATCGCCCCAATCTCTGGGGTCTTGCCGGCCACGACGCAGGCGAAAGCCGCTATATCGCCTCCGACCGCGTCTCCGCGCACCTGAAGACCGTTCTCGGCGACTGCGACCTCATCGTCGGCACCGAGGAAGAGGTTCTGATCGCGTCCGGCGAGAGCGATCTGCTCAAGGCGCTGAAAACCATCCGCACACTGTCCAAAGCCACGATCGTGCTGAAGCGCGGGCCGATGGGCTGCATCGTCTATGACGGCCCGATCTCCGACAATCTCGAAGACGGCATCGTCGGCAAGGGTTTTCCGATCGAAGTTTACAACGTGCTGGGTGCGGGCGATGCCTTCATGTCCGGCTTCCTGCGCGGCTGGCTGACCGGCGAGCCGCACGCGACATCGGCCACCTGGGCCAATGCCTGCGGCGCCTTTGCGGTGTCGCGCCTGCTCTGCGCGCCGGAAATCCCGACCTGGACCGAGCTCAATTTCTTCCTCGAAAACGGCAGCAAGGAAAAGGCGCTCCGCAAGGACGAGGCAATCAACCACGTTCACTGGGCGACGACCCGCCGCCGCGACATCCCGCTTTTGATGGCGCTTGCCATCGATCACCGCAGCCAACTGGAAGATATTGCCGAAGGCAAGCCGGAACTTCTGGCACGCATTCCGGCCTTCAAGGTGCTTGCGGTCAAGGCTGCCGCTCAGGTCGCCGCCGGCCGGCCCGGCTTCGGCATGCTGATCGACGACAAATATGGCCGCGACGCCCTCTATGCCGCCGGCGCCCACCGCGATTTCTGGATCGGCAAGCCGATCGAGCTTCCCGGTTCGCGTCCGCTGCAGTTCGAATTCAACCAGGACCTCGGCAGCCGCCTCATCGACTGGCCGGTCGATCATTGCATCAAGGTGCTGTCGTTCTTCCACCCCGATGATCCGGCCGAGCTCAAGGCCGCGCAGATCGCCAAGCTTCGCTCTGCCTTCGAGGCGGCGCGCAAGGTCGGCCGCGAGATCTTGATCGAAATCATTGCCAGCAAACACGGCACGCTTGACGATCTGACCGTTCCGCGGGCGCTCACCGAGCTTTACGATGCCGGTTTGAAGCCCGATTGGTGGAAGCTGGAGCCACAGGCGAGCCGCGGTGCCTGGGCGGCTATCGACGCCGTGATCGAAACGCGCGATCCGCTTTGCCGCGGCGTCGTCCTGCTCGGCCTCGAGGCACCCTATGAGGTGCTGAAGGATGGCTTTGCCGCCGCGCGGACGTCGAAGACGGTCAAGGGTTTTGCGGTCGGCCGGACGATCTTCGCCGACGCCAGCAAGGCCTGGCTCGCCGGCACCATAACCGACGAGCAGGCGGTCGCCGACATGGCGGCGAGGTTCAAGGCGCTGGTGGACCTCTGGCTGCAACTGGGTGAAACAAAGGCTGCATAG
- a CDS encoding B3/B4 domain-containing protein has translation MYFRHASDIWSDFPGLSAGILHVEGIHRDASADAHIAGFEAAAKARLAASSEGEFPEIQAWRRAFSRMGLKPTQYRSASEALLRRLRKDGSLPRIHPLIDLCNAVSLAFAIPIAVFDLSRVTGHLEVRYASGSEIYTTFSGETEHPEQHEVIFADEEGRAHARRWTNRQSGYSAVGDETTAVLIVAEALHAGAATDVGRLVHELAGAVAAVWAVTPRSAVLDSSAPRFDI, from the coding sequence ATGTATTTCCGCCATGCAAGCGACATCTGGAGCGACTTTCCCGGACTTTCCGCCGGAATTCTTCATGTCGAAGGCATTCACCGAGACGCCTCCGCCGATGCGCACATCGCTGGTTTCGAGGCCGCGGCGAAGGCACGGCTCGCGGCAAGCTCGGAGGGTGAATTTCCGGAGATCCAGGCCTGGCGACGCGCCTTCTCGCGCATGGGTTTGAAGCCGACGCAATACCGTTCGGCCTCCGAGGCGCTGCTGCGGCGTTTGCGCAAGGATGGCTCCCTACCGCGGATCCACCCGCTGATCGACCTTTGCAATGCGGTATCGCTTGCATTCGCCATTCCGATCGCGGTTTTCGATCTTTCGAGAGTGACTGGTCACCTCGAGGTTCGTTACGCCTCCGGCAGCGAGATCTACACGACGTTTTCCGGCGAAACCGAACATCCCGAGCAGCACGAGGTGATCTTCGCGGACGAGGAAGGGCGAGCCCATGCGCGCCGCTGGACGAACCGCCAGAGCGGCTATTCGGCGGTGGGCGACGAGACGACGGCCGTGCTGATCGTCGCCGAAGCGCTGCATGCCGGCGCGGCGACAGACGTTGGCCGGCTCGTCCATGAACTGGCGGGAGCCGTGGCCGCGGTCTGGGCCGTCACGCCGCGCAGCGCCGTGTTGGACAGCTCGGCCCCGCGCTTCGATATTTGA
- a CDS encoding GFA family protein, whose translation MRIDGQCHCGHITYEAEIDPDEVSICHCTDCQQLTGSAYRVTASTPRASFHLTGAEPKLYVKIAENGRKRLQFFCPDCGSPIYTTGTDEDAEEIGIRLGTINQRRALAPRSQIWCSSALPWIGDVGKLPGKPRD comes from the coding sequence ATGCGGATCGATGGTCAGTGCCATTGCGGCCATATCACCTATGAGGCGGAGATCGACCCGGACGAGGTGTCGATTTGCCATTGCACCGATTGCCAGCAACTGACCGGGTCGGCCTATCGCGTCACGGCGAGCACGCCGCGGGCGTCCTTCCATCTGACCGGCGCCGAGCCGAAACTTTACGTGAAAATCGCCGAGAACGGGCGAAAGCGCCTGCAGTTCTTCTGCCCTGACTGCGGCTCGCCGATCTATACGACCGGCACGGACGAAGACGCCGAGGAGATCGGCATCCGCCTTGGCACGATCAACCAGCGGCGCGCGCTTGCGCCGCGGTCGCAGATCTGGTGCTCGTCCGCCCTGCCCTGGATCGGGGACGTCGGCAAGCTGCCTGGCAAACCGCGGGACTAG
- a CDS encoding DMT family transporter, which produces MSKQFQGYIYLSLAMALVGSTVIASKIIASGLPPFTATALRFALAFPLFLMLMRATATPWPRLQRREWLILFIQAGAGSVGYTTLLISGLRLTPAADAGVIIGTLPIVSAAIAIVVLGERPDRAILLAIVLAAAGVLSIVFRANSGGAPSLLGNILVFGAVICEGLFILINKRLTTAISPLALSTLMAGLGVAVSAPIALLEIPQAVAVTTHSIAAVCYYALVLTVGGFLLWYAGLANVSGTEASVFTALAPVSAVLLAFIVLGEPISANQLIGIACVLAAVLSLGLRLPGTQRNRSEAG; this is translated from the coding sequence ATGTCGAAGCAATTTCAGGGTTATATCTATTTGTCGCTCGCGATGGCACTCGTGGGCAGTACGGTTATCGCGAGCAAGATTATAGCGTCCGGACTGCCGCCGTTCACGGCCACGGCCTTGCGCTTTGCGCTCGCCTTTCCGCTCTTCCTCATGCTGATGCGCGCGACCGCGACGCCATGGCCAAGGCTGCAACGGCGCGAATGGCTCATCCTGTTCATCCAGGCGGGTGCCGGCAGCGTCGGTTATACGACGCTCCTGATTTCCGGCCTGCGACTGACACCCGCAGCCGATGCCGGCGTCATCATCGGTACGCTGCCCATCGTTTCGGCGGCGATTGCCATTGTCGTTCTCGGCGAACGGCCGGATCGTGCGATCCTGCTGGCGATCGTCCTCGCCGCCGCAGGCGTCCTTTCGATCGTCTTCCGGGCAAATAGCGGTGGTGCGCCTTCGCTCCTCGGCAACATTCTGGTGTTTGGCGCCGTCATCTGCGAAGGCCTCTTCATTCTCATCAACAAGCGCCTGACAACGGCTATTTCGCCCCTCGCTCTGTCGACGCTGATGGCCGGACTGGGCGTCGCTGTCTCGGCACCGATCGCCCTGCTCGAAATTCCACAGGCAGTTGCGGTAACCACGCATTCGATCGCCGCGGTCTGCTATTACGCACTTGTACTGACAGTCGGCGGCTTCCTGCTCTGGTATGCAGGACTAGCCAACGTAAGCGGCACGGAGGCATCGGTGTTCACGGCGCTTGCCCCTGTTTCAGCCGTTCTCCTTGCCTTTATCGTACTTGGTGAGCCGATTTCCGCCAATCAGCTGATCGGCATCGCCTGCGTACTCGCCGCCGTCCTCAGTCTGGGTCTTCGGTTGCCGGGCACGCAGCGAAACCGCTCGGAGGCCGGATGA
- the dut gene encoding dUTP diphosphatase, with protein MITHTSENRPALSLVRLPHAQDLDLPAYETAGAAGMDLRAAVPAGEPTMIKPGARALVPTGFIFEIPLGYEGQVRPRSGLAFKHGITCLNTPGTIDSDYRGEVKVLLINLGGEDFIIERGMRIAQMVIAPVTQVAIREADGASTTERGAGGFGSTGSK; from the coding sequence ATGATCACGCACACCTCCGAAAACCGCCCCGCTCTCAGCCTTGTCCGCCTGCCGCACGCGCAGGATCTCGACCTGCCCGCCTATGAGACGGCGGGAGCCGCAGGCATGGATTTGCGCGCGGCTGTTCCGGCCGGCGAGCCGACGATGATCAAGCCGGGCGCGCGCGCCTTGGTGCCGACCGGGTTCATCTTCGAGATTCCTCTCGGCTACGAAGGCCAGGTCAGGCCGCGCTCGGGCCTTGCCTTCAAGCACGGCATCACCTGCCTCAACACGCCGGGAACGATCGATAGCGACTATCGCGGCGAGGTGAAGGTGCTCCTCATCAATCTCGGCGGAGAGGACTTCATCATCGAGCGCGGCATGCGCATCGCCCAGATGGTGATCGCACCGGTGACGCAGGTGGCGATCCGCGAGGCGGACGGGGCCAGCACGACAGAGCGCGGCGCCGGCGGCTTCGGCTCCACCGGATCCAAGTGA
- a CDS encoding peptide chain release factor 3 gives MAESIAEAVSRRRTFAIISHPDAGKTTLTEKLLLFGGAIQLAGEVKAKKDRIQTRSDWMKIERERGISVVTSVMTFEYDDTVFNLLDTPGHEDFADDTYRTLTAVDAAVMVIDAAKGIEPRTLKLFEVCRLRDIPIITFVNKMDRESRDPFEILDEVEHKLALDCAPVTWPIGRSKTFCGTYHLATNEVRGADTQERLTKVNDPEMASHRLPENERDAFIEETTLAIEACKSFDHKAFLEGHLTPVFFGSALRNFGVRDLINALSEYAPPPRAQVADIRTVEATDEKMTAFVFKIQANMDPNHRDRIAFVRVCSGKLERGMKARLSRTGKQMGLSAPQFFFASQRQLADTAFAGDVVGIPNHGTLRIGDTLTEGEPLVFQGVPNFAPEILRRVRLEDAMKAKKLKEALQQMAEEGVVQLFSPDDGSPAIVGVVGALQLDVLKERLQAEYGLPVSFEMSRFSVCRWVSADHPGELDKFITARRGDIARDLDGDPVFMAQDSFSLRYEAERYPAIKMVAIKEYHVAKAA, from the coding sequence ATGGCCGAAAGCATTGCCGAGGCGGTTTCCCGCCGCCGCACATTTGCGATCATTTCGCACCCGGACGCCGGTAAAACGACGCTCACCGAAAAGCTCCTCCTCTTCGGCGGCGCGATTCAGCTCGCAGGCGAAGTCAAGGCCAAGAAGGATCGCATTCAGACCCGCTCGGACTGGATGAAGATCGAGCGCGAACGCGGCATCTCGGTCGTCACCTCGGTTATGACCTTCGAATATGACGACACCGTCTTCAACCTGCTCGACACGCCCGGTCACGAGGACTTTGCAGACGACACCTATCGGACGCTGACGGCCGTGGATGCGGCCGTCATGGTGATCGACGCCGCCAAGGGTATCGAGCCGCGCACGCTGAAACTCTTCGAGGTTTGCCGGCTGCGCGACATCCCGATCATCACCTTCGTCAACAAGATGGACCGCGAGAGCCGCGATCCCTTCGAGATTCTCGACGAAGTCGAGCATAAGCTGGCGCTCGACTGCGCGCCGGTCACCTGGCCGATCGGCCGCTCGAAGACCTTCTGCGGCACCTATCATCTCGCCACCAACGAGGTGCGCGGCGCCGACACGCAGGAGCGGCTCACCAAGGTCAACGATCCCGAAATGGCTTCGCATCGACTGCCGGAAAACGAGCGTGACGCCTTCATCGAGGAAACGACGCTGGCGATCGAGGCCTGCAAGTCCTTCGATCACAAGGCTTTTCTCGAAGGCCATCTGACGCCGGTGTTCTTCGGCTCGGCGCTCAGGAATTTTGGCGTACGCGACCTTATCAATGCGCTCAGCGAATATGCGCCGCCGCCGCGTGCCCAGGTCGCCGACATCCGCACCGTCGAGGCGACGGACGAGAAGATGACGGCCTTCGTCTTCAAGATCCAGGCGAACATGGATCCGAACCATCGTGACCGCATCGCCTTCGTCCGTGTCTGCTCCGGCAAGCTCGAGCGCGGCATGAAGGCGCGCCTCTCGCGCACCGGCAAGCAGATGGGGCTGAGCGCGCCGCAGTTCTTCTTCGCCTCGCAGCGCCAGCTCGCCGACACGGCCTTTGCCGGCGATGTCGTCGGCATCCCGAACCACGGCACGCTTCGCATCGGCGATACGCTGACGGAAGGTGAGCCGCTCGTCTTCCAGGGCGTCCCCAACTTCGCGCCGGAAATTCTCCGCCGCGTTCGGCTTGAGGACGCGATGAAGGCGAAGAAGCTGAAGGAAGCGCTGCAGCAGATGGCGGAAGAGGGCGTCGTGCAGCTCTTCTCGCCGGACGACGGCTCGCCGGCGATCGTCGGCGTCGTCGGCGCGCTGCAACTCGACGTTCTGAAGGAGCGCCTGCAGGCGGAATACGGCCTGCCGGTCTCCTTCGAAATGTCGCGCTTCTCCGTCTGCCGCTGGGTTTCCGCGGATCATCCGGGCGAGCTCGACAAGTTCATCACGGCCCGCCGTGGCGACATCGCCCGCGATCTCGATGGCGACCCGGTGTTCATGGCGCAGGATAGCTTCTCGTTGCGCTACGAGGCGGAACGCTATCCTGCAATCAAGATGGTGGCGATCAAGGAATATCACGTCGCCAAGGCTGCGTGA
- a CDS encoding Lrp/AsnC family transcriptional regulator — protein sequence MLDDVDCRILEILAANARVSLKELAQEAGLSSPSAADRLRKLEERGVINGFTVSVNPARLGYPLQAVVRVRPMPGMLHIVEKLIQETPEIVECDKITGDDCFIAKMLVRDMEELDTILDRIAEKAQTNTSIVKSTPVKRRLPPL from the coding sequence ATGCTGGATGATGTCGATTGCCGCATTCTCGAGATCCTCGCGGCCAATGCGCGCGTGTCGCTGAAGGAGCTCGCGCAGGAAGCGGGCCTCTCCTCGCCGAGTGCGGCCGACAGGCTGCGCAAGCTCGAGGAACGCGGCGTCATCAATGGCTTCACCGTCTCCGTCAATCCGGCGCGACTTGGCTATCCGCTGCAGGCGGTCGTGCGTGTCCGGCCAATGCCCGGAATGCTGCACATCGTCGAAAAGCTCATTCAGGAAACGCCGGAGATTGTCGAATGCGACAAGATCACCGGCGACGACTGCTTCATCGCCAAGATGCTGGTGCGGGATATGGAGGAGCTCGACACGATCCTCGACCGCATCGCCGAAAAGGCACAGACCAACACCTCGATCGTCAAGTCGACGCCGGTCAAGCGACGGCTGCCGCCGCTTTAG